One Chrysiogenia bacterium genomic region harbors:
- a CDS encoding lytic transglycosylase domain-containing protein, producing MTLKAAISGIVTLALLLAAVPASAELYVWKAADGSMHFSDKPRHQGYKKRETEEDEADFESEDLDRVALNQHIQYLSRRYSIDGNLIRAMIKVESNFNPEALSHKGAMGLMQLMPETAKFVGVDDAYDPLQNVSGGVKYLHYLIRRTGGNLVHAIASYNAGPNAVERYNGVPPYKETQNYVRKVVQYYRAYKKQQSEQPEAPARPERSPISLVRSSF from the coding sequence ATGACTCTCAAGGCAGCCATCAGCGGAATTGTGACCCTGGCGCTACTTCTGGCGGCAGTGCCGGCCTCGGCCGAGCTCTACGTATGGAAGGCCGCCGACGGCTCGATGCACTTTTCCGACAAGCCGCGCCACCAGGGCTACAAGAAGCGCGAGACCGAAGAGGACGAAGCCGACTTCGAGTCCGAAGACCTCGACCGCGTCGCCCTCAACCAGCACATCCAGTATCTCTCCAGGCGCTACTCCATCGATGGCAATCTCATTCGCGCCATGATCAAGGTCGAGAGCAACTTCAACCCCGAGGCGCTCTCCCACAAGGGGGCGATGGGGCTCATGCAGCTCATGCCCGAGACGGCCAAGTTCGTCGGCGTCGACGATGCCTACGATCCGCTCCAGAACGTGAGCGGCGGCGTCAAGTATCTGCACTATCTCATCCGTCGCACCGGCGGGAATCTCGTCCACGCCATTGCCAGCTACAACGCCGGACCCAACGCGGTCGAGCGCTACAACGGCGTGCCTCCCTACAAAGAGACTCAGAACTACGTCCGCAAGGTCGTTCAGTATTACCGGGCCTACAAGAAACAGCAGAGCGAACAACCCGAAGCGCCCGCGCGCCCGGAGCGCTCTCCGATTTCCCTGGTCCGAAGCTCCTTCTAG